A region from the Micrococcus cohnii genome encodes:
- a CDS encoding ATP-dependent helicase produces MTDHDEPATVTGNADSHSGEDPARVRFDAFEPARTVPHVELTDEQRAVVELGAGHGPVLILGAPGTGRTTAVLEAVVRRIDAGLNPESVLMLAPTRSAASRLRDGLSERLAAAGRGTRSSTPVRTWASYAFDLIRRARLAGPLAHLARPPRLLSGAEQDTLIGELLESYEAGLLPAPPWPTELLEAVPTRGFRREVRELVDRMSEFGVEPGDLQALGGEHGRPEWEAAAVLLQDYRDRLDLGMAEAFDPAGLISTAVRLLSSEEPTGLAAPDAIEEFARAERERIELIVVDDLQEATPAMHELLAVLGHEADVLLAAAPDTTVQGFRGARPDLVGQVLERLGGGRTHRLTRGFRMHADVHAAWARVARRLGAGFPEHARALHEASAVPAEESEPAAFDSSAHVLASLAHEDQFVLQRVLQVHHDCQVPLDDIAVLARTGARVAGLARFLEGQGVPVRHDSAGTVLKDEPAVAPLLRLLRLVVDLGTPVVPADGEPAAPARPGARLTEVLEAGDVDALLRGRYGAMTALHVRRLRQDLLTAERARGGRRSSAELLVQALVEPDIIGPETERHHGLQRLSRMLHAGLAAASAADATAETVLWALWSAAERGQAWRRTALGRTAFGRSDRPDAGCEARRADADLDAVVALFELAERYVDQFPGSRADAFSTYMESQDLPMDSLARGSAGWDAVHVLTPATAAGRQWHTVIVVGVQDGVWPNTRLRGQLLGATDLVDLVGAGPGQEWPTPHRTRLAEVRRDELRSFAAAVSRARRTVLGTAVADADTAPSEFLELIGPVPRHRSGGYAHTHVPPALTSSAAVARLRAVLEQDHARPAMQADGPGTGESITPDEAAAGLAWLAAQGVRAADPEHWWGLGPLSTDAPLVPLDESGRPTEPVRLSPSRVQTLLENPLDWFVSLAGGDQPATTAQQVGVLVHSIAEHHPQGPAEAVRAELTRRLAELALPPGWTAEATREDLRHRVESYVRYLDQADLAGRRSVGEEVRVDVVLADETVPVRIVGVIDRLEVDAAGRPIVVDLKTGTTPPTAAELPRLPQLAAYQVAVRAGALDGAEHRGGLVDPHEPAGARLVQLGAANRSEVKEQPQDPITTADDWAPRQVVTAAARSLGPRLLVLHDGPGPCRNAALCPLCAQGREVTEWTR; encoded by the coding sequence ATGACCGACCACGACGAACCGGCGACCGTGACCGGCAACGCGGACTCGCATTCGGGGGAGGACCCCGCCCGGGTGCGATTCGATGCGTTCGAGCCGGCTCGGACAGTGCCGCACGTCGAACTCACCGACGAGCAGCGGGCTGTGGTCGAGCTGGGCGCCGGCCACGGTCCCGTGCTGATCCTCGGTGCGCCCGGCACGGGCCGCACCACCGCTGTGCTGGAGGCGGTCGTGAGGCGGATCGACGCCGGGCTGAACCCCGAGTCGGTACTGATGCTCGCCCCCACGCGCTCCGCGGCGTCGCGGCTGCGTGACGGCCTCTCGGAGAGGCTCGCGGCCGCCGGCCGCGGCACGCGCTCGAGCACGCCGGTACGGACGTGGGCCTCCTACGCGTTCGACCTGATCCGTCGGGCACGGCTGGCGGGTCCGTTGGCGCATCTGGCCCGACCGCCCCGTCTGCTTTCCGGCGCGGAGCAGGACACGCTCATCGGCGAGCTGCTGGAGAGCTATGAGGCCGGACTGCTGCCCGCCCCGCCCTGGCCCACAGAGCTGCTGGAGGCCGTGCCCACGCGCGGGTTCCGCCGCGAGGTGCGCGAGCTCGTGGACCGCATGAGCGAGTTCGGCGTTGAACCGGGAGACCTACAGGCTCTGGGCGGCGAGCACGGTCGGCCGGAGTGGGAGGCGGCCGCCGTGCTGCTGCAGGACTACCGCGACCGTCTCGATCTGGGCATGGCCGAGGCGTTCGACCCGGCCGGGCTGATCTCCACCGCGGTGCGGCTGCTCTCGTCTGAGGAACCGACCGGGCTCGCCGCGCCGGACGCGATCGAAGAGTTTGCCCGGGCCGAGCGGGAGCGGATCGAGCTCATCGTCGTCGACGATCTGCAGGAGGCCACCCCCGCGATGCACGAGCTGCTCGCGGTGCTCGGGCACGAGGCCGACGTCCTGCTCGCCGCCGCACCGGACACGACCGTCCAGGGCTTTCGCGGTGCGCGTCCGGATCTGGTCGGCCAGGTGCTGGAGCGGCTCGGCGGAGGACGCACGCACCGGCTCACTCGGGGGTTCCGGATGCACGCGGACGTGCACGCGGCCTGGGCCCGCGTGGCACGGCGTCTCGGAGCGGGCTTCCCGGAACACGCGCGGGCGCTCCACGAGGCCAGCGCCGTGCCGGCCGAGGAATCGGAGCCGGCCGCGTTCGACTCATCAGCCCACGTGCTGGCCTCCCTCGCACACGAGGACCAGTTCGTCCTGCAACGCGTGCTCCAGGTCCATCACGACTGCCAGGTGCCGCTGGACGACATCGCCGTCCTCGCCCGCACCGGTGCGCGCGTTGCGGGTCTGGCCCGGTTCCTGGAGGGCCAGGGGGTCCCGGTCCGTCACGACTCCGCGGGCACCGTGCTCAAGGACGAGCCCGCCGTCGCGCCGCTGCTGCGGCTGCTGCGGCTCGTCGTCGACCTCGGCACGCCCGTGGTCCCCGCCGACGGGGAACCCGCGGCGCCGGCGAGGCCGGGAGCGCGCCTGACCGAGGTGCTCGAGGCGGGGGACGTCGACGCGCTGCTGCGCGGCCGGTATGGCGCGATGACGGCACTGCATGTGCGCCGACTGCGCCAGGACCTGCTCACGGCGGAGCGGGCCCGTGGCGGCCGACGCTCCAGCGCCGAGCTGCTCGTTCAGGCTCTGGTCGAGCCCGACATCATCGGTCCGGAGACCGAACGCCACCACGGGCTGCAGCGGCTGTCCCGCATGCTGCACGCGGGGCTGGCGGCAGCCTCAGCTGCGGATGCCACCGCCGAGACGGTCCTGTGGGCGCTGTGGTCCGCCGCGGAGCGGGGGCAGGCCTGGCGCCGCACCGCCCTGGGCCGCACGGCGTTCGGCCGCAGCGACCGACCCGACGCCGGGTGCGAGGCCCGACGCGCCGATGCCGACCTCGACGCCGTCGTCGCCCTGTTCGAACTGGCCGAGCGGTACGTCGACCAGTTCCCGGGCAGCCGTGCCGACGCGTTCTCGACGTACATGGAGTCCCAGGACCTGCCGATGGACTCGCTCGCCCGCGGTTCGGCCGGCTGGGACGCCGTGCACGTGCTCACCCCGGCGACGGCGGCAGGTCGCCAGTGGCACACGGTGATCGTCGTGGGCGTCCAGGACGGGGTGTGGCCGAACACCCGCCTGCGCGGCCAGCTGCTCGGGGCGACGGACCTGGTTGACCTCGTCGGTGCGGGCCCTGGACAGGAGTGGCCGACGCCTCACCGCACGCGTTTGGCCGAGGTCCGTCGAGACGAGCTGCGGTCCTTCGCCGCCGCCGTCTCCCGTGCCCGACGCACCGTCCTCGGCACGGCGGTGGCCGACGCGGACACCGCCCCCTCGGAGTTCCTGGAGCTGATCGGCCCGGTGCCGAGGCACCGCAGCGGCGGTTACGCTCACACGCACGTCCCGCCGGCGCTGACCTCGAGTGCGGCGGTCGCCCGGTTGCGCGCCGTCCTCGAACAGGACCATGCGCGGCCGGCCATGCAGGCCGACGGCCCGGGCACCGGCGAGTCGATCACCCCGGACGAGGCCGCCGCGGGGCTCGCGTGGCTCGCGGCGCAGGGTGTGCGCGCCGCGGATCCGGAGCACTGGTGGGGCCTGGGGCCGCTGAGCACCGACGCACCGTTGGTGCCCTTGGACGAGAGCGGTCGGCCGACGGAGCCGGTACGCCTGTCGCCCTCGCGTGTGCAGACCCTGCTGGAGAACCCGCTCGACTGGTTCGTCTCCCTCGCCGGCGGCGACCAGCCCGCCACCACCGCGCAACAGGTCGGCGTGCTCGTGCACTCGATCGCCGAGCACCACCCGCAGGGCCCCGCCGAGGCCGTCCGCGCGGAGCTGACACGCCGCCTGGCCGAGCTGGCTCTGCCGCCGGGGTGGACCGCCGAAGCCACGCGGGAGGACCTGCGGCATCGCGTCGAGTCCTACGTGCGCTACCTCGACCAGGCCGACCTCGCCGGTCGGCGCAGCGTCGGTGAGGAGGTCCGCGTGGACGTCGTTCTGGCCGACGAGACCGTGCCGGTGCGCATCGTCGGGGTGATCGACCGACTCGAGGTCGACGCCGCGGGCCGGCCGATCGTCGTGGACCTGAAGACCGGGACCACCCCGCCAACCGCGGCGGAGCTGCCGCGCCTGCCCCAGCTGGCCGCCTATCAGGTGGCCGTGCGGGCCGGGGCGCTCGACGGCGCCGAGCACCGCGGCGGTCTGGTGGACCCGCACGAACCCGCTGGAGCACGGCTCGTGCAGCTCGGCGCCGCCAACAGGTCCGAGGTCAAGGAACAGCCCCAGGATCCGATCACCACGGCCGACGACTGGGCTCCGCGGCAGGTCGTCACCGCCGCCGCGCGCAGTCTCGGACCACGTCTGCTCGTGCTGCACGACGGACCCGGCCCGTGCCGCAACGCGGCCCTGTGCCCGCTGTGCGCGCAGGGTCGAGAGGTGACCGAATGGACCCGATGA
- a CDS encoding MGMT family protein: protein MRTEREPGHRRSEHPEAEGPPAQGPLTVLEALAEAARLVPPGRAVSYGALAGLLGVGGPRQAGRAMAESGPGTPWWRVLRADGTLPEHLAAPAARQHEREGTPRRRTSGVDMAGAAWHPTPAQRRALEALAARTR, encoded by the coding sequence ATGAGAACGGAACGGGAACCCGGCCACCGCCGATCTGAGCACCCCGAGGCCGAAGGGCCGCCCGCGCAGGGTCCGCTCACGGTGCTCGAGGCGCTCGCCGAGGCCGCTCGGCTCGTGCCACCGGGCCGCGCGGTCTCCTACGGGGCGCTGGCGGGGCTACTGGGCGTCGGCGGGCCGCGTCAGGCGGGACGGGCCATGGCGGAGTCCGGCCCGGGCACGCCGTGGTGGCGGGTGCTGCGCGCCGACGGGACGCTGCCCGAACACCTGGCCGCTCCGGCGGCGCGACAGCATGAGCGGGAGGGCACCCCGCGTCGTCGCACCAGCGGCGTGGACATGGCCGGGGCGGCGTGGCACCCGACCCCCGCGCAGCGTCGGGCGCTCGAGGCACTCGCCGCGCGCACGCGGTGA
- a CDS encoding 3'-5' exonuclease, translated as MNWHEQIRAGFDLETTGRDPSQARIVTATIVMVDAAGRAASSAEWLVDPGVPIPDEAAQVHGVSTERARAEGVPAAEGVVQVLETLRDLFSARIPVIAYNAVYDFTVMDREARRHGLEPLRPDRVIDPFVLDKQTDRFRKGKRTLSAVAEHFGVSLENAHTSAADALAGIHVADALARQHEKLRLDPARLHEQQVAWKAEQSASFQEYLRRKDPQATISQAWPVEPVA; from the coding sequence ATGAACTGGCATGAACAGATCCGCGCGGGGTTCGACCTGGAGACGACGGGCCGCGACCCGTCCCAGGCCCGTATCGTGACGGCCACGATCGTGATGGTGGACGCCGCCGGCCGGGCCGCCTCCTCCGCCGAATGGCTCGTGGACCCGGGCGTGCCGATCCCCGATGAGGCGGCGCAGGTGCACGGCGTGAGCACCGAACGGGCGCGAGCCGAGGGCGTGCCCGCCGCCGAGGGCGTCGTGCAGGTCCTGGAAACGCTGCGGGATCTGTTCTCCGCCCGAATCCCGGTGATCGCCTACAACGCCGTCTACGACTTCACCGTGATGGACCGCGAGGCCCGCAGGCACGGCCTCGAGCCGCTGCGCCCGGACCGGGTGATCGACCCGTTCGTGCTGGACAAGCAGACGGACCGCTTCCGCAAGGGCAAGCGCACCCTGAGCGCCGTCGCCGAGCACTTCGGAGTCAGCCTCGAGAACGCGCACACCTCCGCGGCCGACGCGCTGGCGGGCATCCATGTGGCCGACGCTCTGGCACGCCAGCACGAGAAGCTGCGCCTCGACCCGGCCCGCCTGCACGAACAGCAGGTCGCGTGGAAGGCTGAGCAGTCGGCGAGCTTCCAGGAGTATCTGCGCCGCAAGGACCCGCAGGCGACCATCTCGCAGGCCTGGCCCGTCGAGCCGGTCGCCTGA
- the hemL gene encoding glutamate-1-semialdehyde 2,1-aminomutase, whose amino-acid sequence MSTQSTAASITNTAAFDAAQAVIPGGVDSPVRAFGSVGGTPRFMTRADGPYLYDVEGNRYVDLVCSWGPMLLGHQHPDVVAAVHEAVDAGLSFGTSTLAETALAELITQRVPVERVRFVSTGTEATMTALRLARGVTGRNLIVKFAGCYHGHSDGLLAAAGSGVATQALPGSAGVTAAAASETIVVDYNSPEQLEQVFAEHGENIAAVITEAVPCNMGVVEPAAGFNAFLREITRRHGSLLIWDEVLTGFRASDAGGWGLTGREEGWTPDVWCFGKVIGGGMPTAGLGGSAEIMNHLAPLGPVYQAGTLSGNPVAMAAGHATLARADASVYERVQTASDALRTGLVEALETAGVDHSIQRAGTLFSVAFGTSERGVRNYADAQAQETFRYAPFFQSLLSSGVYLPPSVFEAWFVSAAHDDAAIEHVLEALPAAARAAAAATPED is encoded by the coding sequence ATGAGCACGCAGAGCACCGCCGCCTCGATCACCAACACCGCCGCCTTCGACGCGGCCCAGGCCGTCATTCCTGGCGGCGTCGACTCGCCCGTGCGGGCCTTCGGATCCGTGGGCGGCACGCCACGGTTCATGACGCGGGCCGACGGCCCGTATCTGTATGACGTCGAGGGCAACCGGTACGTCGACCTGGTGTGCTCCTGGGGCCCGATGCTGCTCGGCCACCAGCACCCCGACGTGGTCGCGGCGGTCCACGAGGCGGTCGATGCGGGGCTGTCCTTCGGCACCTCGACGCTCGCCGAGACCGCGCTGGCCGAACTGATCACCCAGCGCGTGCCGGTCGAGCGCGTGCGCTTCGTCTCCACGGGCACCGAGGCCACCATGACGGCCCTGCGCCTGGCCCGCGGGGTAACCGGCCGGAACCTGATCGTGAAGTTCGCCGGCTGCTACCACGGGCACTCCGACGGGCTGCTGGCCGCGGCGGGCTCGGGCGTGGCGACGCAGGCCCTGCCCGGCTCGGCCGGCGTGACCGCGGCCGCCGCCTCCGAGACGATCGTCGTGGACTACAACTCGCCCGAGCAGCTCGAGCAGGTGTTCGCCGAGCACGGCGAGAACATCGCCGCCGTCATCACCGAGGCCGTGCCCTGCAATATGGGTGTGGTCGAGCCGGCCGCCGGGTTCAACGCGTTCCTGCGCGAGATCACGCGTCGGCACGGCTCGCTGCTCATCTGGGATGAGGTGCTCACCGGCTTCCGCGCCTCCGACGCGGGCGGCTGGGGCCTGACGGGCCGTGAGGAGGGCTGGACGCCGGATGTGTGGTGCTTCGGCAAGGTCATCGGCGGTGGCATGCCGACCGCTGGCCTGGGTGGATCGGCCGAGATCATGAACCACCTGGCGCCGCTGGGGCCGGTCTATCAGGCCGGCACGCTCTCCGGGAACCCGGTCGCCATGGCGGCCGGACACGCGACCCTCGCGCGGGCGGATGCGTCCGTGTACGAGCGCGTGCAGACCGCCTCGGACGCGCTGCGCACCGGCCTGGTCGAGGCGCTCGAGACCGCGGGCGTCGACCACTCGATCCAGCGGGCCGGAACCCTGTTCTCGGTCGCCTTCGGCACCTCCGAACGGGGCGTGCGCAACTACGCCGACGCGCAGGCGCAGGAGACCTTCCGCTACGCACCGTTCTTCCAGTCGCTGCTGTCCTCGGGCGTCTACCTGCCCCCGAGCGTGTTCGAGGCCTGGTTCGTCTCGGCCGCACACGACGACGCGGCCATCGAGCACGTGCTCGAGGCCCTGCCGGCGGCTGCCCGCGCCGCCGCGGCGGCGACGCCCGAGGACTGA
- the hemB gene encoding porphobilinogen synthase, whose product MSFPHHRPRRLRQSAAMRRLTAEHRLHPAQLILPAFVKEGIDEPLAIASMPGVVQHTPDSLKAAATEAARLGLGGIMLFGVPAARDARGSAALDPDGVLNRAIADVKAEVGDELVVMSDLCLDEFTDHGHCGVLTEDGRVDNDATLEIYAQMGLAQVQAGADVLGPSGMMDGQVRVIREALEAAGHTDTVILAYAAKYASAFYGPFRDAVDSQLQGDRRTYQMDAANRTDAVREVMLDLEEGADMVMVKPAMSYLDVVADVAELADVPVAAYQISGEYSMIEAAAANGWIDREAAIAESVLAIHRAGADSILTYWAAELGRRLMEENA is encoded by the coding sequence ATGTCTTTTCCGCATCACCGTCCCCGTCGGCTCCGTCAGTCCGCCGCGATGCGCCGTCTGACCGCCGAGCACCGCCTACACCCTGCGCAGCTGATCCTGCCGGCGTTCGTGAAGGAGGGGATCGACGAGCCGCTGGCCATCGCATCGATGCCCGGGGTCGTGCAGCACACCCCGGACTCGCTCAAGGCCGCCGCGACCGAGGCGGCGCGGCTGGGCCTGGGCGGCATCATGCTCTTCGGCGTTCCCGCCGCCCGAGATGCCCGCGGCAGCGCCGCCCTCGACCCGGACGGCGTGCTCAACCGCGCGATCGCCGACGTCAAGGCGGAGGTGGGTGACGAGCTGGTCGTCATGTCCGATCTGTGCCTCGATGAGTTCACCGACCACGGCCACTGCGGCGTGCTGACCGAGGACGGCCGCGTCGACAACGATGCGACCCTCGAGATCTACGCGCAGATGGGCCTGGCCCAGGTGCAGGCCGGAGCGGACGTGCTGGGCCCCTCGGGCATGATGGACGGCCAGGTGCGTGTGATCCGGGAGGCGCTCGAAGCGGCCGGGCACACCGACACCGTGATCCTCGCCTACGCCGCCAAGTACGCCTCGGCCTTCTACGGGCCGTTCCGCGACGCTGTGGATTCGCAGCTGCAGGGCGATCGTCGCACCTACCAGATGGACGCCGCGAACCGCACCGACGCCGTGCGCGAGGTCATGCTCGACCTCGAGGAGGGCGCGGACATGGTCATGGTCAAGCCGGCCATGAGCTACCTGGACGTCGTCGCTGACGTGGCCGAGCTGGCCGATGTGCCGGTGGCCGCGTATCAGATCTCGGGCGAGTACTCGATGATCGAGGCCGCCGCCGCGAACGGTTGGATCGACCGCGAGGCGGCGATCGCCGAGTCCGTCCTGGCGATCCATCGCGCCGGCGCCGACAGCATCCTGACCTACTGGGCCGCCGAGCTCGGCCGCCGACTTATGGAGGAGAACGCATGA
- a CDS encoding NYN domain-containing protein, which translates to MPEIPSSLRIAVLIDCDNVSPSYAPLILEELASHGTPTIKRAYGDWTTTNLNGWKKALNHHAIQPVQQFAYTVGKNSTDSTLIIDAMDLLWMGNVDAFALVSSDSDFTRLATRLRESGKRVIGLGQRKTPASLRNAVDQFVYLELLKASAEEHDDAAAGHDADAEESAGEDEAQPGQGSSRSSRGGRGRRRGGRGSKSAGAETPADDTHAEESTTDAQPASTPELAEAEEQETTEEAPRIHLESALVKAINATSGDDGWASLGVIGQHLSRAHADFDPRDFGHRKLSDLVMEQPYLQTRTEGRTVEAAVKARRRRRAEG; encoded by the coding sequence ATGCCCGAGATCCCCTCTTCCCTCCGCATCGCCGTGCTGATCGACTGCGACAACGTCTCGCCGTCCTACGCCCCCCTCATCCTCGAGGAGCTGGCCAGCCACGGCACGCCGACCATCAAGCGCGCCTACGGCGACTGGACCACCACGAACCTGAACGGGTGGAAGAAGGCGCTGAACCACCACGCCATCCAGCCCGTCCAGCAGTTCGCCTACACCGTCGGCAAGAACTCGACGGACTCCACGCTCATCATCGATGCGATGGACCTGCTGTGGATGGGCAACGTCGACGCCTTCGCTCTGGTCTCCTCCGACTCGGACTTCACTCGCCTGGCCACTCGCCTGCGCGAGTCCGGCAAGCGCGTGATCGGCCTCGGCCAGCGCAAGACCCCCGCCTCCCTGCGCAATGCCGTCGATCAGTTCGTGTACCTCGAGCTGCTCAAGGCCTCGGCCGAGGAGCACGATGACGCGGCGGCGGGCCACGACGCGGACGCCGAGGAGAGCGCCGGCGAGGACGAGGCCCAGCCGGGCCAGGGCTCCTCCCGGTCCTCGCGCGGCGGGCGGGGACGCCGCCGCGGCGGCCGCGGCTCCAAGAGCGCCGGAGCCGAGACGCCCGCCGACGACACCCACGCCGAGGAGTCGACGACCGACGCCCAGCCGGCCTCCACGCCCGAGCTGGCCGAAGCCGAGGAGCAGGAGACGACCGAGGAGGCCCCGCGCATCCACCTCGAGTCCGCCCTGGTCAAGGCGATCAACGCGACCAGCGGCGACGACGGCTGGGCCTCGCTCGGCGTCATCGGCCAGCACCTCTCCCGCGCCCACGCGGACTTCGACCCGCGCGATTTCGGGCATCGCAAGCTCTCGGACCTGGTCATGGAGCAGCCGTACCTGCAGACCCGCACCGAGGGCCGCACGGTCGAGGCGGCGGTCAAGGCGCGCCGCCGCCGTCGCGCGGAGGGCTGA
- a CDS encoding uroporphyrinogen-III synthase produces the protein MRVLLTRQPAQTSRLEAGLAGARVPGTVGRDGAGEPVDVALLPLTDFALPDDDAPLRSLVAELAEQTRSTEPVQEQASEPSAAPRAPGRWLIVTSPNTVRALARVGWDGLLPADVRVAATGPGTARALREAGCAAPVWTPHRDRSARGIAAGLRELAPGGARAWLPQSDRARPALTDALRGAGWAVQTVLAYRTVAYPARGSRRVLAAAAGNEVDGTDATGPEAGMTLPTWSPGELAAAEAGTVVVLTSSSAAEQFAERCRPRGGGAAEALLIAIGDPTAETMRALALPVAAVCATPDAAGVLEALAGLRRQG, from the coding sequence ATGCGCGTGCTGCTGACCCGCCAGCCCGCCCAGACCTCCCGTCTGGAGGCGGGGCTGGCGGGGGCGCGGGTGCCGGGAACCGTTGGACGCGACGGCGCGGGCGAGCCTGTCGATGTGGCCCTGCTGCCGCTCACCGACTTCGCTCTGCCCGACGACGACGCACCCCTGCGGTCGCTCGTGGCGGAGCTGGCGGAGCAGACACGGTCGACGGAGCCGGTACAGGAGCAGGCGTCGGAGCCGTCTGCTGCGCCGCGGGCGCCCGGCCGGTGGCTGATCGTCACGAGCCCCAACACCGTGCGGGCTTTGGCCCGCGTCGGGTGGGACGGGCTACTCCCCGCTGACGTGCGCGTGGCCGCCACGGGCCCGGGCACGGCGCGGGCCCTGCGCGAGGCCGGATGTGCGGCGCCGGTGTGGACGCCTCACCGGGACAGGTCGGCGCGGGGCATCGCGGCCGGACTGCGCGAGCTGGCCCCCGGGGGAGCGCGCGCGTGGCTGCCTCAGTCGGACCGGGCCCGGCCCGCGCTGACGGACGCGCTGCGCGGGGCCGGCTGGGCCGTGCAGACCGTGCTCGCCTACCGAACCGTCGCGTATCCGGCCAGGGGGTCGAGACGTGTGCTGGCCGCGGCGGCCGGGAACGAGGTCGACGGGACGGACGCGACGGGGCCCGAGGCGGGCATGACCCTGCCGACCTGGTCGCCGGGCGAGCTCGCTGCGGCCGAGGCGGGGACGGTCGTCGTGCTCACCAGCTCCTCGGCCGCCGAGCAGTTCGCCGAGCGCTGCCGACCCCGGGGCGGGGGCGCCGCCGAGGCCCTCCTGATCGCGATCGGTGACCCCACGGCCGAGACGATGCGCGCGCTCGCGCTGCCCGTGGCCGCCGTCTGCGCGACGCCGGACGCCGCCGGCGTGCTCGAGGCCCTCGCCGGCCTGCGGCGTCAGGGGTGA
- the hemC gene encoding hydroxymethylbilane synthase — MSDSPEARNGQDRPADAPVRVGTRGSALARTQTVTVAEQLGREAGLEHELEVIRTEGDVTTGSLASLGGTGVFASALRAAVIDGRVDMAVHSLKDLPAAQPEELEIVAVPPRADLRDALCARDGLTLETLPEGARVGTGSPRRVAQLKALRPDLELVDIRGNVQTRLARVPGLEPHDDHAPAAEGSPRGDLDAVVLACAGLDRLGLADVITERIDTDVMLPAPGQGALAVEVKAPEGDWIGEGFLADEAVDVTTFDGRLRAGLELVDDLHTHVAVTAERALLLRLEAGCAAPIGAVARVEDGIVPGEDGAPDRTAPRIVLDAMVAALDGSRILRQSSSVQLDPVPDDLVEDPAQAQEWISDTLHMAAGALGVHVAEAFVAEGADLLPGTVRGARQPADRVYEDGTPADVDETGADTDA; from the coding sequence ATGTCGGACTCCCCAGAGGCGAGGAACGGGCAGGACCGCCCCGCCGACGCGCCCGTGCGCGTCGGCACCCGCGGCTCCGCCCTGGCCCGCACGCAAACCGTCACTGTGGCCGAGCAGCTCGGCCGTGAGGCCGGCCTGGAGCACGAGCTCGAGGTGATCCGCACCGAGGGGGACGTGACGACCGGGTCGCTGGCCTCGCTGGGCGGCACCGGCGTGTTCGCCTCGGCCCTGCGGGCCGCCGTGATCGACGGGCGCGTGGACATGGCCGTGCATTCGCTCAAGGACCTGCCGGCCGCTCAGCCGGAGGAGCTGGAGATCGTCGCCGTTCCGCCTCGCGCGGACCTGCGGGACGCGCTGTGCGCTCGCGACGGGCTCACGCTGGAGACCCTGCCCGAGGGCGCGCGCGTCGGCACGGGTTCGCCGCGACGGGTCGCTCAGCTCAAGGCGCTGCGCCCAGACCTCGAGCTCGTGGACATCCGCGGCAACGTGCAGACGCGTCTGGCGCGCGTGCCCGGGCTCGAACCGCACGACGACCACGCGCCCGCCGCCGAGGGCTCCCCGCGCGGAGACCTGGACGCCGTCGTGCTGGCCTGCGCCGGGCTCGACCGGCTCGGTCTCGCCGATGTCATCACCGAACGGATCGACACGGACGTGATGCTGCCGGCCCCGGGCCAGGGCGCGCTCGCCGTCGAGGTCAAAGCGCCCGAGGGCGACTGGATCGGCGAGGGATTCCTCGCCGACGAGGCCGTGGACGTGACCACGTTCGACGGTCGGCTGCGCGCGGGCCTGGAACTGGTCGACGACCTGCACACGCACGTCGCGGTGACGGCCGAACGGGCCCTGCTGCTGCGCCTCGAGGCCGGCTGCGCCGCCCCGATCGGCGCCGTGGCTCGCGTCGAGGACGGCATCGTCCCCGGCGAGGACGGGGCGCCGGACCGGACCGCGCCGCGCATCGTGCTCGACGCGATGGTCGCCGCCCTGGACGGCTCGCGGATCCTGCGGCAGTCCTCCTCCGTGCAGCTGGACCCCGTCCCGGATGACCTGGTCGAGGACCCGGCCCAGGCCCAGGAATGGATCTCCGACACGCTGCACATGGCCGCCGGAGCCCTCGGGGTGCACGTGGCCGAGGCGTTCGTCGCCGAGGGCGCGGACCTGCTGCCGGGCACCGTGCGCGGTGCGCGGCAGCCCGCCGACCGGGTCTACGAGGACGGCACGCCCGCCGACGTCGACGAGACCGGTGCCGACACCGACGCCTGA